The following DNA comes from Amycolatopsis albispora.
CACCGGCGCACGGGTCAGCCGCTCGGCCAGCCACCCCGGCTCCGGCCCGGCCGCCACCGCGGGCACCGCACCCACCAGGCTCGCGATCACCGCGACGATCAGCCCTCTCCCCCGCATGTGGTCCTCCCCAGTGAGTCATGCCACTCTTCGCAGCGTCCCACTGCGTGGTACGCCCGCCGTACCGGCAAACGGAGGTCACCCCACGCGGAAAAGGGTTACCGGGTGCAGGATCACCTATTACGGCGTGCTTACGGTTGCTCGGGCACCGGAGCCGGTGCGGCCGCGCACCGCCTACTGTCGTCGCCGCACCAGGTTTGCTACGAAAGGTGGTCCCGGTGAAGCTCCTCCGGTCCGCGGGACTGGTGATCGCCACGCTCGCGCTGCTCGCCGGGTGCGGCCAGCCCAGCACACCGGCGACCCCGGCCCCGGCCGCACCGGCCGCGCCGGGCACCACGGAACCAGCCGCGGCTGGTGTCCCCGAGCAGCTCCGGTTCAGCGTGAAAACCGTCGACGGCAAGGACTTCTCCGGGCAGAGCCTCGCGGGCAAGCCGGCGGTGCTGTGGTTCTGGGCGCCGTGGTGCCCGGTGTGCCAGCGCGAGGCGCCGACCGTGGCCAAGGCCGCGCAGGCGGGCACCGGCGCCACCTTTGTCGGTGTCGCCGCGCAGGACGAGGTTCCCGCGATGCGGGAGTTCGTGGCCAAGTACCAGCTGGGCAGCTTCGAGCACCTCGCCGACCTCGACGCCGCGGTGTGGCAGCGGTTCGGCGTGACCAAGCAACCGGCGTTCGCGTTCATCGGCGCGGACGGCTCGGTGGAGGTGGTCAAGGGCACACTGTCCGAAAAGGACCTCACCGCGCGCGTGCGTGCGCTCACCAGCGGCTGAGATGGACCCGGAGACGCTGGGCTTCGCGCTGGCCGCCGGTCTGGTCGCGGCGCTGAACCCGTGCGGGTTCGCGATGCTGCCCGCCTACCTCACCCTGGTGATCGCGGGCGGCGACGGCGAGTCGCGCGGCCGTGCCGCGCTGGTCGGCCGGGCACTGGCGGCCACGGCCGCGATGGCGCTGGGCTTCCTGGTGGTGTTCGGCGTCTTC
Coding sequences within:
- a CDS encoding protein disulfide oxidoreductase; this encodes MKLLRSAGLVIATLALLAGCGQPSTPATPAPAAPAAPGTTEPAAAGVPEQLRFSVKTVDGKDFSGQSLAGKPAVLWFWAPWCPVCQREAPTVAKAAQAGTGATFVGVAAQDEVPAMREFVAKYQLGSFEHLADLDAAVWQRFGVTKQPAFAFIGADGSVEVVKGTLSEKDLTARVRALTSG